A genome region from Nocardioides cynanchi includes the following:
- a CDS encoding ABC transporter permease — protein sequence MSLDLTPRPGAAPFPRMVVAQAGMEARLMLRNGEQLLLAVVIPVLVLVGGVNGAHHIGIHFTHPAVDVFTPGVLALAIMSTSFTSLAIATGFERRYGVIKRLGASPLPRSGLLAGKAGGLLLIEVLQVLVIGIVGALLGWNPHVDVPGAVLAFAFGTAAFAGLGLFVAGVLRAEATLAAANLVYLLLMAGGAVVLPSSSYGAFGHVTAFLPSGALGDALRHALIDGTTAWRNLGVLLVWAALGTVLTARTFRWE from the coding sequence ATGAGCCTCGACCTCACCCCTCGCCCCGGGGCCGCGCCGTTCCCGCGCATGGTCGTCGCCCAGGCCGGCATGGAGGCGCGGCTGATGCTGCGCAACGGTGAGCAGCTGCTGCTCGCCGTCGTGATCCCGGTGCTCGTCCTCGTCGGTGGCGTCAACGGCGCCCACCACATCGGGATCCACTTCACGCATCCGGCCGTCGACGTCTTCACCCCCGGCGTGCTCGCCCTCGCGATCATGTCGACGTCGTTCACGTCGCTGGCGATCGCGACCGGCTTCGAGCGACGGTACGGCGTGATCAAGCGCCTGGGTGCGTCCCCGCTCCCCCGTTCCGGTCTGCTCGCCGGGAAGGCCGGCGGCCTGCTGCTGATCGAGGTCCTCCAGGTGCTGGTGATCGGCATCGTCGGCGCGCTGCTCGGATGGAACCCGCACGTCGACGTCCCGGGAGCGGTGCTCGCCTTCGCGTTCGGCACCGCAGCCTTCGCCGGGCTCGGTCTGTTCGTGGCCGGCGTGCTCCGGGCCGAGGCGACGCTCGCTGCCGCCAACCTGGTCTACCTCCTGCTGATGGCGGGCGGCGCCGTGGTCCTCCCGAGCTCGTCGTACGGCGCGTTCGGCCACGTCACCGCGTTCCTGCCCTCGGGCGCCCTGGGCGACGCCCTGCGGCACGCCCTGATCGACGGCACCACGGCCTGGCGCAACCTCGGCGTGCTCCTCGTGTGGGCCGCGCTCGGCACGGTGCTCACGGCCCGGACGTTCCGATGGGAGTGA
- a CDS encoding COX15/CtaA family protein, with protein sequence MGVSTWLRRLAWATLVANIALVVTGGAVRLTGSGLGCPTWPRCDEGSFVPHGAYDIHRLIEFGNRTLTFVLVAVAVATYVAARASGRRDLTRMALLLALAIPAQAVLGGVTVLTDLNPWVVSLHLVISLAIVSAAVLFLHRLDHPARPPANGTLPALAWSTYAVTWLVLYAGTVVTGSGPHAGDAKAPRNGLDPLQVSQLHADLVFLLIGLSAGLWFAVRAAGADPRPVNALLGVEALQAAIGFVQYFAGLPVVVVMLHMLGAALVIATVTWLLVTVLEPEVATNRDETRTTVGLHPRGQANRRTE encoded by the coding sequence ATGGGAGTGAGCACCTGGCTGAGGCGCCTGGCGTGGGCGACCCTCGTGGCCAACATCGCCCTCGTGGTCACCGGGGGCGCCGTCCGCCTGACCGGCTCGGGCCTCGGCTGCCCGACCTGGCCACGCTGCGACGAGGGCTCGTTCGTCCCGCACGGCGCCTACGACATCCATCGGCTCATCGAGTTCGGCAACCGCACCCTGACCTTCGTGCTGGTCGCGGTCGCCGTCGCGACCTACGTCGCCGCACGCGCCAGCGGACGCCGCGACCTGACCCGGATGGCGCTCCTCCTCGCCCTGGCGATCCCCGCGCAGGCCGTGCTCGGCGGGGTCACCGTGCTCACCGACCTCAACCCGTGGGTCGTCTCGCTTCACCTGGTGATCTCGCTGGCGATCGTGTCGGCCGCGGTGCTCTTCCTCCACCGGCTCGACCACCCGGCCCGGCCGCCGGCGAACGGCACCCTCCCGGCGCTGGCCTGGTCGACGTACGCCGTGACCTGGCTCGTGCTGTACGCCGGCACCGTGGTCACCGGCTCGGGCCCGCACGCCGGCGACGCCAAGGCGCCGCGCAACGGGCTGGACCCGCTCCAGGTCAGCCAGCTCCACGCCGACCTGGTGTTCCTGCTGATCGGTCTGTCGGCGGGCCTCTGGTTCGCGGTCCGCGCCGCGGGCGCCGACCCGCGACCCGTCAACGCGTTGCTGGGGGTCGAGGCACTCCAGGCGGCGATCGGCTTCGTGCAGTACTTCGCGGGGCTGCCGGTCGTCGTGGTGATGCTGCACATGCTGGGAGCGGCCCTCGTCATCGCCACCGTCACCTGGCTGCTGGTCACCGTGCTGGAGCCGGAGGTCGCCACGAACCGCGACGAGACGCGAACGACGGTTGGCCTACACCCCCGTGGGCAGGCCAACCGTCGTACAGAGTGA
- the tkt gene encoding transketolase: protein MSNTPAKLDWTELDEKAVDTARVLAMDSVQKVGNGHPGTAMSLAPAAYLLFQKVMRHNPADPHWPGRDRFVLSCGHSSLTLYIQLFLGGWGLELDDLKALRTWGSKTPGHPEFGHTAGVETTTGPLGQGIGNAVGMAMAARREHGLLDPNAALGDSPFDHQIYAMCSDGDIEEGVSAEASAIAGVQELGNLTVIYDHNRISIEDNTDIALGEDVGARYEAYGWHVQHVDWTNDGTKYVEDVPALYDAIRKAQAVTDKPSFIVLHTIIAWPAPDAQNTGKAHGSALGDDEVAATKRVLGFDPALNFEVPTGVLEHTRQAVERGKAAQAKWSTAYDAWARKPSADTALFDRLQTRTLPEGWAARLPSFPADEKGVATRVASGKVINALAGTLPELWGGSADLAGSNNTTIDGVPSFLPGNRATKMWKADPLAGRVLHFGIREHGMGAIMNGIAVHGGTRVFGGTFLTFSDYMRGAVRLAALMGLPVTYVWTHDSIGLGEDGPTHQPVEHLAALRAIPGLDVVRPADANETAACWQTILEQTDRPAGLVLSRQNLPVFPRGKDGYSDTSNVHRGGYVLLDVDGGQPDVVLVGTGSEVQLAVRARELLAADGVRARVVSMPCREWFDAQETSYRETVIPPIVKARVSVEAGVAQGWREVVGDHGRIVSLDHYGASADFERLYREFGITAEAVAAAAQDSIRSATN, encoded by the coding sequence GTGAGCAACACACCCGCGAAGCTGGACTGGACCGAGCTGGACGAGAAGGCCGTCGACACCGCCAGGGTGCTCGCCATGGACTCGGTGCAGAAGGTCGGCAACGGTCATCCCGGCACCGCCATGAGCCTGGCTCCCGCGGCGTACCTCCTGTTCCAGAAGGTGATGCGGCACAACCCCGCCGACCCGCACTGGCCGGGCCGCGACCGCTTCGTGCTCTCCTGCGGCCACTCGAGCCTGACCCTCTACATCCAGCTCTTCCTCGGCGGCTGGGGCCTCGAGCTCGACGACCTCAAGGCGCTGCGCACCTGGGGCAGCAAGACCCCGGGCCACCCCGAGTTCGGCCACACCGCCGGCGTCGAGACCACCACCGGCCCGCTCGGCCAGGGCATCGGCAACGCCGTCGGCATGGCCATGGCCGCACGTCGCGAGCACGGCCTGCTCGACCCCAACGCCGCCCTGGGCGACTCGCCGTTCGACCACCAGATCTATGCGATGTGCTCCGACGGCGACATCGAGGAGGGCGTCTCCGCGGAGGCGTCGGCGATCGCCGGCGTGCAGGAGCTCGGCAACCTCACCGTGATCTACGACCACAACCGGATCTCGATCGAGGACAACACCGACATCGCCCTCGGCGAGGACGTCGGCGCCCGCTACGAGGCCTACGGCTGGCACGTGCAGCACGTCGACTGGACCAACGACGGCACGAAGTACGTCGAGGACGTCCCCGCGCTCTACGACGCGATCCGCAAGGCGCAGGCGGTCACCGACAAGCCCAGCTTCATCGTCCTGCACACGATCATCGCCTGGCCGGCACCCGACGCCCAGAACACCGGGAAGGCGCACGGCTCCGCACTCGGCGACGACGAGGTCGCGGCCACCAAGCGGGTGCTCGGCTTCGACCCCGCCCTGAACTTCGAGGTACCCACCGGGGTCCTCGAGCACACGCGGCAGGCCGTCGAGCGCGGCAAGGCCGCCCAGGCCAAGTGGAGCACGGCGTACGACGCGTGGGCGCGCAAGCCGTCCGCCGACACCGCGCTCTTCGACCGGCTCCAGACCCGCACCCTGCCCGAGGGCTGGGCCGCCCGGCTGCCGAGCTTCCCCGCCGACGAGAAGGGCGTGGCCACCCGGGTCGCCTCCGGCAAGGTGATCAACGCCCTCGCCGGCACCCTGCCCGAGCTCTGGGGCGGCTCGGCCGACCTGGCCGGCTCCAACAACACCACCATCGACGGCGTCCCGTCGTTCCTCCCCGGCAACCGCGCCACCAAGATGTGGAAGGCCGACCCGCTGGCCGGCCGGGTGCTGCACTTCGGGATCCGCGAGCACGGCATGGGCGCGATCATGAACGGCATCGCCGTGCACGGCGGCACCCGCGTCTTCGGCGGCACCTTCCTGACGTTCTCCGACTACATGCGCGGCGCGGTCCGCCTGGCGGCCCTGATGGGGCTGCCGGTCACCTACGTGTGGACCCACGACTCGATCGGCCTCGGCGAGGACGGCCCGACCCACCAGCCGGTCGAGCACCTCGCCGCCCTGCGGGCGATCCCCGGGCTCGACGTCGTACGCCCCGCCGACGCCAACGAGACGGCTGCCTGCTGGCAGACCATTCTCGAGCAGACCGACCGGCCGGCCGGGCTGGTGCTGTCGCGGCAGAACCTCCCGGTCTTCCCTCGCGGCAAGGACGGCTACTCCGACACCAGCAACGTCCACCGCGGTGGCTACGTCCTGCTCGACGTCGACGGCGGCCAGCCCGATGTGGTCCTGGTCGGCACCGGCTCCGAGGTCCAGCTCGCCGTCCGGGCGCGCGAGCTCCTCGCGGCCGACGGGGTGCGGGCCCGGGTCGTCTCGATGCCGTGCCGGGAATGGTTCGACGCGCAGGAGACCTCCTACCGCGAGACGGTCATCCCGCCGATCGTGAAGGCCCGGGTCTCGGTCGAGGCCGGGGTCGCCCA
- a CDS encoding ABC transporter ATP-binding protein, which produces MSAPPVRPDDPAADPAVAIDGLVMRYGEKVAVDDLSLTVGRATITAVLGPNGAGKTTTLETAEGYRRPQAGSVRVLGLDPVRQRRDLLPRIGVMLQGGGAWSGVHADEMLRHVARLHAHPLDLPTLSDRLGLGDCGRTPYRRLSGGQQQRLGLALAIVGRPEIVFVDEPTAGMDPAARRTTWELLEELRSSGVTVVLTTHYMDEAERLADHIHIIDHGRLIASGSPLELTRGGTSTIRLVVTKPFPDDAPESLRAALGAAMELTLLGSTSLLLTGPADASTLAVVSHWCEANDVLPESLALGQRTLEDVFLELTGRELTA; this is translated from the coding sequence GTGTCCGCGCCGCCCGTCCGTCCCGACGACCCGGCCGCGGACCCGGCTGTCGCGATCGACGGGCTGGTGATGCGGTACGGCGAGAAGGTCGCCGTCGACGACCTGAGCCTGACGGTCGGCCGGGCCACGATCACCGCGGTCCTGGGGCCCAACGGGGCCGGCAAGACCACCACTCTCGAGACCGCCGAGGGCTACCGCAGGCCGCAGGCCGGCTCGGTCCGGGTGCTCGGCCTCGACCCGGTGCGCCAACGACGTGACCTGCTCCCCCGCATCGGGGTCATGCTCCAGGGCGGGGGCGCCTGGAGCGGCGTCCACGCCGACGAGATGCTGCGCCACGTCGCCCGGCTGCACGCCCACCCCCTCGACCTGCCCACCCTCTCGGACCGGCTCGGGCTCGGCGACTGCGGGCGCACGCCGTACCGACGCCTGTCCGGCGGCCAGCAGCAGCGGCTCGGGCTGGCCCTGGCCATCGTCGGCCGACCCGAGATCGTGTTCGTCGACGAGCCGACCGCCGGCATGGACCCCGCCGCCCGCCGGACCACGTGGGAGCTGCTCGAGGAGCTGCGCAGCTCGGGGGTGACCGTCGTGCTCACCACGCACTACATGGACGAGGCCGAGCGCCTCGCCGACCACATCCACATCATCGACCACGGCCGCCTGATCGCCAGCGGCTCGCCGCTCGAGCTCACCCGCGGTGGCACCTCGACCATCCGGCTGGTGGTCACCAAGCCGTTCCCCGACGACGCCCCCGAGTCGCTGCGCGCGGCCCTCGGCGCGGCGATGGAGCTCACCCTGCTCGGCTCCACCAGCCTGCTGCTCACCGGGCCGGCCGACGCGTCGACCCTGGCCGTGGTGTCCCACTGGTGCGAGGCCAACGACGTGCTGCCCGAGTCGCTCGCGCTGGGGCAGCGCACCCTCGAGGACGTTTTCCTCGAGCTCACCGGGCGGGAGCTGACGGCATGA
- a CDS encoding xanthine dehydrogenase family protein molybdopterin-binding subunit, translating to MPGSILGTEVRRVEDLELLLGQGSFVDNLDDEGVAHAIFVRSPFAHARISGIDTAEAAAAPGVLAVLTADDLGRAPLSGFADVNDKAGRAALAVDKVRFVGDPVALVVAETRAQAMDAAELVDVDYDDLPAVSDIEDALADDAPLQFEAIGSNIATSRSAKDPQDVLDDADHVTRVRMVNQRIATAPIEGNAILARPTDEGGMAIWVSTQHPHMARDLLAKALGLDAAQVRVVAPHVGGAFGGKAGSGPDHAAVALAAQKLGVPVKWSETRSEAMLSMQGRGQVQYAELGLKEDGTITGLRMRVLGECGAYAGFGGALAVGPTYMMAQGPYVIPRLRFDAIGVMTNTAPVGAFRGAGRPEASAALDRILDVAASELGIAPEEIRRRNLIPADEFPYLTQTGVTYDNGDYLVPLEQALRIADVEEARKEQQRRIDAGESKLLGIGVATYVEITGFGGSEFGSVQVHADGSATVMSGTSAHGQGHATSFSMIVADRLGIPLDKITYRQSDTAMVRTGGGTGGSRSLQLGGNAVSKAAEELHEKAVAVAARMLEANADDVTLDEQGFGVAGVPDTRVSWPELAAYAHEHDGGLGVDTDFTQKGATFPFGAHVAIVEVDVETGQAKPLRHIAVDDCGRILNPLIVAGQQHGGAIQGISQALWEEMVYDADGTPITSSFADYAIPTAADGIPLETSNTETPTPVNPMGAKGIGESATIGSTPAVQNAVVDALKHLGVKHIDLPCTPQRVWREIQHPRSEVWREPPAAFDRLVDDGTEPDVVEA from the coding sequence ATGCCCGGATCGATCCTTGGAACCGAAGTCCGCCGCGTCGAAGACCTGGAGCTGCTGCTGGGGCAGGGCTCCTTCGTCGACAACCTGGACGACGAGGGCGTGGCGCACGCGATCTTCGTGCGCAGCCCCTTCGCGCACGCCCGGATCTCCGGGATCGACACCGCGGAGGCCGCGGCCGCACCTGGCGTCCTCGCCGTCCTGACCGCCGACGACCTGGGCCGCGCGCCGCTCTCCGGCTTCGCCGACGTCAACGACAAGGCCGGTCGGGCCGCGCTGGCCGTGGACAAGGTCCGCTTCGTCGGCGACCCGGTCGCCCTGGTCGTCGCCGAGACCCGCGCCCAGGCGATGGACGCCGCCGAGCTCGTCGACGTCGACTACGACGACCTGCCGGCGGTCAGCGACATCGAGGACGCGCTGGCCGACGACGCTCCGCTGCAGTTCGAGGCGATCGGCTCCAACATCGCGACCAGCCGGTCCGCCAAGGACCCGCAGGACGTCCTCGACGACGCCGACCACGTCACCCGGGTCCGGATGGTCAACCAGCGGATCGCGACCGCCCCGATCGAGGGCAACGCGATCCTGGCCCGTCCTACCGACGAGGGCGGGATGGCGATCTGGGTCTCCACCCAGCACCCGCACATGGCGCGCGACCTCCTGGCCAAGGCGCTGGGCCTCGATGCCGCTCAGGTCCGCGTGGTCGCTCCCCACGTCGGCGGAGCCTTCGGCGGGAAGGCCGGCAGCGGCCCCGACCACGCGGCGGTCGCCCTGGCCGCTCAGAAGCTGGGCGTCCCGGTCAAGTGGTCGGAGACCCGCAGCGAGGCGATGCTCTCGATGCAGGGCCGCGGCCAGGTGCAGTACGCCGAGCTCGGGCTGAAGGAGGACGGCACGATCACCGGGCTCCGGATGCGGGTCCTCGGCGAGTGCGGCGCCTACGCCGGCTTCGGGGGCGCCCTGGCCGTCGGGCCGACGTACATGATGGCGCAGGGTCCCTACGTCATCCCGCGCCTGCGCTTCGACGCCATCGGCGTGATGACCAACACCGCCCCGGTGGGCGCGTTCCGGGGCGCCGGCCGCCCCGAGGCCAGCGCCGCCCTGGACCGGATCCTCGACGTGGCGGCGAGCGAGCTCGGCATCGCCCCCGAGGAGATCCGTCGCCGCAACCTGATTCCGGCCGACGAGTTCCCCTACCTGACCCAGACCGGTGTCACCTACGACAACGGTGACTACCTCGTGCCGCTCGAGCAGGCCCTGCGCATCGCCGACGTCGAGGAGGCCCGCAAGGAGCAGCAGCGCCGGATCGACGCCGGTGAGTCGAAGCTGCTCGGGATCGGGGTGGCCACCTACGTCGAGATCACCGGCTTCGGCGGCTCGGAGTTCGGCTCGGTGCAGGTGCATGCGGACGGCTCGGCCACGGTGATGTCCGGCACCTCCGCGCACGGGCAGGGCCACGCCACGTCGTTCTCGATGATCGTCGCGGACCGGCTCGGCATCCCGCTCGACAAGATCACCTACCGCCAGTCCGACACCGCGATGGTACGCACCGGCGGCGGCACCGGAGGCTCCCGGTCGCTCCAGCTCGGTGGGAACGCCGTCAGCAAGGCCGCCGAGGAGCTGCACGAGAAGGCGGTCGCGGTCGCGGCCCGGATGCTGGAGGCCAACGCCGACGACGTCACCCTCGACGAGCAGGGGTTCGGCGTCGCGGGCGTGCCCGACACCCGGGTCTCGTGGCCCGAGCTGGCGGCCTACGCCCATGAGCACGACGGCGGGCTCGGCGTCGACACCGACTTCACGCAGAAGGGCGCCACCTTCCCGTTCGGCGCGCACGTCGCGATCGTCGAGGTCGACGTGGAGACCGGGCAGGCCAAGCCGCTCCGGCACATCGCGGTCGACGACTGCGGCCGGATCCTGAACCCGTTGATCGTGGCCGGCCAGCAGCACGGCGGCGCGATCCAGGGCATCAGCCAGGCGTTGTGGGAGGAGATGGTCTACGACGCCGACGGCACCCCGATCACCAGCTCCTTCGCCGACTACGCCATCCCGACGGCGGCCGACGGGATCCCCCTCGAGACCTCCAACACCGAGACCCCGACCCCGGTCAACCCGATGGGCGCCAAGGGCATCGGCGAGTCCGCGACGATCGGGTCGACGCCCGCGGTGCAGAACGCCGTCGTGGACGCGCTCAAGCACCTCGGGGTCAAGCACATCGACCTGCCGTGCACCCCGCAACGGGTCTGGCGCGAGATCCAGCACCCGCGCTCCGAGGTGTGGCGCGAGCCGCCCGCGGCGTTCGACCGGCTGGTCGACGACGGCACCGAGCCCGACGTCGTGGAGGCCTAG
- a CDS encoding heme o synthase, with protein MTYVGQSAPARSEPDAPRTSGSSRWKDVAGAYLGLTKPRVIELLLLTTVPVMFFAARGVPDLGLVVATVIGGSLSAGSASALNCVYDRDIDEQMRRTRRRALPRHIVSTRSALVFGVSLGVLATVILAVWVNPLSAVLSLVAECFYLFVYTMLLKRRTTQNIVWGGLAGCFPALIGWTAVTDQLAWAPVVLFAVVFFWTPPHTWALALRYREDYAGVDVPMLPVVAPAETVGRQIVLYSWVMVLTSLLLWPVADTGWVYPVVAVGLGAVFLVQAHRMWARTRGTEDLSEIRPMVLFHASNLYLSLLFVAVALDPLLTR; from the coding sequence GTGACATACGTCGGCCAGTCGGCCCCGGCCCGTTCCGAGCCGGACGCACCGCGGACGAGCGGGTCCTCCCGGTGGAAGGACGTCGCGGGCGCCTACCTCGGGCTGACCAAGCCACGGGTCATCGAGCTGCTCCTGCTGACCACCGTTCCGGTGATGTTCTTCGCCGCCCGGGGCGTCCCCGACCTAGGCCTGGTCGTGGCGACCGTGATCGGCGGCAGCCTGTCGGCCGGGTCGGCCTCGGCGCTGAACTGTGTCTACGACCGCGACATCGACGAGCAGATGCGACGCACCCGCCGACGCGCCCTGCCGCGCCACATCGTCTCGACTCGCAGCGCCCTGGTCTTCGGGGTGTCTCTCGGGGTGCTGGCCACCGTCATCCTCGCGGTCTGGGTCAACCCGCTGTCCGCTGTGCTGTCCCTGGTCGCGGAGTGCTTCTACCTGTTCGTCTACACGATGCTGCTCAAGCGTCGTACGACGCAGAACATCGTCTGGGGCGGTCTCGCGGGCTGCTTCCCGGCCCTGATCGGCTGGACCGCCGTGACCGACCAGCTCGCCTGGGCACCCGTGGTGCTGTTCGCGGTCGTCTTCTTCTGGACGCCGCCGCACACCTGGGCGCTGGCGCTGCGCTACCGCGAGGACTACGCCGGGGTCGACGTCCCGATGCTCCCCGTGGTCGCGCCCGCGGAGACGGTGGGCCGGCAGATCGTGCTCTACAGCTGGGTGATGGTGCTGACCTCACTGCTGCTGTGGCCGGTCGCGGACACCGGCTGGGTCTACCCCGTCGTCGCCGTGGGGCTCGGCGCGGTCTTCCTCGTGCAGGCGCACCGGATGTGGGCGCGCACCCGCGGCACCGAGGACCTCTCCGAGATCCGGCCGATGGTGCTCTTCCACGCCTCCAACCTCTACCTGTCGCTGCTCTTCGTCGCGGTGGCGCTCGATCCGCTGCTGACCCGCTGA
- a CDS encoding lysylphosphatidylglycerol synthase domain-containing protein, whose product MQLRSLAQSRPVVLVGVVVSVLVPALTLPHLPSVNPWPLAIGVVPWVVGKYVLCPLRWRALTPVPQSRRWHLRAFAEGELLGLLTPGHIGSDVWRVRRLTGTGLGRGDAVLSVTADRLVGALGLAAFVVFAGTALPGQLVAVALGVVAVAALLMLVVRRLRPDLLPHGPLPPPRQLARALVLSAGYQLSIAALLLGTIDATGHDLSPLAVLGAFGASQLAAVVPGPNGASPRDGALVAALVGLGIPWPAALAAVSLKAAVAWLPALAFGGVSLVLARRALRRSTALTGVPA is encoded by the coding sequence ATGCAGCTGCGTTCCCTGGCCCAGTCGAGGCCCGTGGTCCTCGTCGGCGTCGTGGTGAGCGTGCTGGTGCCCGCCCTGACCCTTCCGCACCTGCCGTCGGTCAACCCCTGGCCCCTGGCGATCGGGGTGGTGCCGTGGGTGGTGGGCAAGTACGTCCTCTGCCCGCTCCGCTGGCGGGCCCTGACCCCGGTGCCGCAGAGCCGGCGGTGGCACCTGCGGGCCTTCGCCGAGGGCGAGCTCCTCGGGCTCCTGACTCCGGGCCACATCGGCTCCGACGTGTGGCGGGTCCGCCGGCTCACCGGCACCGGCCTCGGCCGGGGCGACGCCGTGCTCAGTGTCACCGCCGACCGCCTGGTCGGTGCCCTGGGCCTGGCCGCCTTCGTCGTGTTCGCCGGCACCGCCCTCCCCGGGCAGCTGGTCGCAGTCGCGCTGGGGGTGGTGGCGGTCGCCGCACTCTTGATGCTCGTCGTACGACGCCTGCGGCCCGACCTGCTGCCGCACGGTCCGCTTCCCCCGCCCCGCCAGCTGGCGCGGGCTCTGGTCCTCTCGGCCGGCTACCAGCTGTCCATCGCGGCCCTGCTCCTGGGCACGATCGACGCAACCGGTCACGACCTGTCGCCGCTGGCGGTGCTCGGCGCCTTCGGAGCCAGCCAGCTCGCCGCCGTGGTCCCCGGCCCCAACGGGGCGAGCCCGCGGGACGGAGCCCTGGTCGCCGCCCTCGTGGGCCTGGGCATCCCCTGGCCCGCGGCCCTGGCGGCGGTCAGCCTCAAGGCGGCCGTGGCCTGGCTGCCGGCCCTCGCCTTCGGCGGCGTGAGCCTCGTGCTGGCCCGGCGCGCGCTGCGCCGGTCGACCGCCCTGACCGGCGTCCCCGCCTGA
- a CDS encoding helix-turn-helix transcriptional regulator, with protein MEFERNDSGDQPTRERVVRSILVNGPSTAAALAERLDLTPAAVRRHLEHLLTLGALESRDARPSATRGRGRPAKVFAITDSGRESFDQQYDDLAVQALRYLSETGGDEAVMEFARRRVAFIERDYATVTAAHPELSPAEALARVFSAEGYAASVRSLPLLDGLSAAEQLCQQHCPVSHVAHEFPQLCEAETEAIGQVLGRHVQRLATIAHGDGVCTTCIPNPLVSTSSTTEE; from the coding sequence GTGGAATTCGAGCGGAACGACTCCGGCGACCAGCCGACGCGTGAGCGCGTCGTCCGGTCGATCCTGGTCAACGGTCCCTCGACCGCCGCGGCGCTGGCCGAACGGCTCGACCTCACGCCCGCCGCCGTACGCCGTCACCTCGAGCACCTGCTGACCCTGGGGGCGCTCGAGTCACGGGACGCGCGGCCCTCGGCGACCCGGGGTCGCGGCCGGCCGGCGAAGGTCTTCGCGATCACCGACAGTGGTCGGGAGAGCTTCGACCAGCAGTACGACGACCTCGCGGTGCAGGCTCTCCGCTACCTGTCCGAGACCGGCGGCGACGAGGCCGTGATGGAGTTCGCGCGGCGCCGGGTGGCGTTCATCGAGCGCGACTACGCGACCGTCACCGCAGCCCACCCGGAGCTGTCGCCGGCCGAGGCGCTGGCCCGGGTGTTCTCGGCCGAGGGGTACGCCGCCTCCGTGCGGTCGCTGCCGCTGCTCGACGGGCTGTCGGCGGCCGAGCAGCTGTGCCAGCAGCACTGCCCCGTCTCCCACGTGGCGCACGAGTTCCCGCAGCTGTGCGAGGCCGAGACCGAGGCCATCGGCCAGGTCCTCGGCCGGCACGTCCAGCGCCTGGCCACCATCGCCCACGGCGACGGTGTCTGCACCACCTGCATCCCCAACCCATTGGTCTCGACCAGCTCGACCACCGAGGAGTAG